The window ATCCCCGACCTTAAATTCGGTTACTCCTGCGCCTACTTCCGTCACAATCCCTGCTACATCACCGTGTAAAACAGCCGGAAATTCAGGGGCAAATTTAGCAAAAACACCGCTGCGTATTTTGGTATCTATTGGATTCAAGCTTGTCGCTTTAACCTGAATCAGGACATGCATCGGTTTTACTTCTGGCATAGAAAGTTCAGCTAATTCAAAAACAGCTGCCTCCCCGAACGAACGAATAACCTGCGCCTTCAAAAGAATCACTCCTTGAAATGTATAATTTTATAATTTTCAATTTTATCTTATTTTTTTAAAAATAGATATTCATTTGTTTGTTTCTTGAAGTGATTCATTTCATTAATAGGTTTCTTACATGCAGTAAGGAGTTAAGGCTTGCGACTCTAGTCTTGGGGGCATGTCAATAGTCATCAAACATAAAAGGCCCTCGTGCTTCCTTTTGTATTTTACCATAGAGATGTTTGTGGATATCTTTCAAGAAAGCTTTTATTCATCTTTTCCAGTTTTTCCATATACTCAAAATAGGAACGGCTTAATATTTTTAAGTTATTAATAAAATTTTCATAGTAACCACTGCTTTCTTGAAGCTCTTGTAACAATTGTTGTAATCGATATACTGGTGTTGACTTAAATTCTGTTGAACCACGAAATTGAATATATGTTTCAATCTTCTGTTGATTTATAGCCAGATAGCTATCTAAATCCTCGACTGCGCTTAGCAGAGCAGTATTCATATTTTCGATATCCTCCTGCTCCATTAAGGGCATGATACCTTCTAAAGATTCTTCCAATTCTCTGATTATGCAAACATGGTCCAGAAAATGAATCATGTTTGCATAGGCCTTTTCCTTCTCCGGACTATCAATTTTTTCATTAAGAAATGGACCGAAATGAATGGCCAAGTACAAACCGTATACTCCAGGAAAAGACCGAACTAATTTTTCTTTTATGGTTAAAGTAAGGTTAAGGTTCTTTTCAATATATTCTTTTGCCTTATCCACACTGTAGTTTTGAATTAACTGCTCTAAGCATTTTTGCTGTTCTTGTATTCTTTGTTGCTTTACATCCATTAAATATTTGTACTGTAACAGTGCTGCTGCTTTGTTACTGCTGGCAAGAACTTTTTTGATGTCAGAAATCGTTAATCCCAAGCTTCTTAGAACAAATATTTCCTTTAATATGGCAATATCTTGATCAGTATAGTTTCGATAGCCGTTTTCTTCAACTTTAGGTTGAAGAAGGCCATGTTTTTCATAATAGTATATGGCCTTTTTCGTTAAGGAGCATTTTTTACAAACCTCGTTTATAAGCATATTTATCACCTCATGATCATCATAGACTGAACCCTTAGGTAACAGTCAACTCTAGTTAATGAATTTCTTGACAGTTTATAAGTTTACGAATAGGATTTTGCATACATATGCACGAAAGTATAAATAGTGATCAATATTATGTGATACATAGGAATAAGGGAGGATTTATGAATGGCGCTTTATCTAGAAGATTTACATGTAGGTGATACTTTTATTAGTGAAAAATACCATTTAAGTGCGGACAAGATTAAAAGCTTTGCTCGTGAGTTTGATCCTCAGGTTTTCCACTGTGATGAGGATCTAGCAGAAGATACTTTTTTCAAAGGTTTAGCTGCGAGCGGTTGGCATACGGCAGCGATTACAATGAGACTGTTGACGGAAAGCTTGCCCTTTGCACATGGAGTTATTGGAGCAGGGGTAGAGATTAACTGGCCACAGCCAACACGACCAAATGATATTTTATATGTTAAAAGCAAGATTAAAGAAATGAAAACTTCGAAATCAAAGCCAAACCAAGCGATTGTATTTGTAGAGTGCGAGACAATTAATCAACACGATGAGGTTTGTCAAACTTTGGTGGCAAAACTATTAAGCTTTAGCAGGAAGGAGGATTAGAAGGAAGGAAGTAAAATGATGTAGAAAAAAAACTCCATTCTTTGAATATCAGCAGCAGGTTTTAGGTTCCGTATCAAATTCGCCCGTCGAATTTGCGTCCGGATTACCTGAGCTCGCTTGGGTAAACTACCTTTAAAAAATTCCGTGACATCCGCCGGAGGCTTAACTTCATTCAGTCGGGGTTTGAACCCCCACTGAATCGAAGGACTATTTGCCTTCATCCCCCGCTTGTAGAAGTGGAGCACTTCTGTACCTGTCGCAAGCTTTTGGTACAAAAAGCATTTGATTTGCTGAATGAAGTTAATAAATGTTCGAGAACACTAACGGTTTTGCGCTTGCATCATTTCATATATCTTACGAGCGGTATTGACATTTCTAACTGTAACTTGCTTATATATCTTCGATCCAATAATTTTTGACTTTCCACTTCTAGTCACATTCTTCTTGTCGACCGACCATAGGATGGCACCGGGGACATATGTTACCGTATCAATCTCTTGTTTAATGACCAAACTCTCCAGTACCGTTTCATCATCAATTTCATCCCAAAGAAACATGACATCACTTGACATTTCTTTGTCATTTTTCCATGTCTCAGGAATAGCCCGAATGATTACTTTCACTTCATCAACACTACGAATGACTACTTTAATCTTTAACCCAAAACCCTTACATATCGCTTCTTCCAGCATACTGGCAAGTTCGGCTTTTGAATGCTCTTTATTGAAAAAAATAATATTACCTGTATTGATGTATGTCACCACATCCTGCATTCCAACTCGTTCAAACATTTGTTTGAGCAGCTTCATATCTATTTTATTTTTTCCGCCTACATTAATGCCCCGAAGAAGTGCAACATAAACCATAAACAGCCCTCCTTTCAACTAATTCAAATTTCTTAATAGATTTACCTCTATTGACTATTATGACAAATTGTAGCTAAATGATAATGGATGACTTCCTTCACCTTTTCCGCAGAGTATATATCAGACCTTAACAAAGCATGGATGGACAGGCCTTCAAGCAATGCCGATAATCTATACGTTTCTACTTCTACATCAACGGAATCCGATAAAATCCCTTTTAAAACGAGTAGCTCGATCATGGAATGGGCTAATTGATACGTACCGTTCGTCATTTCCTCTTTTTTTTCTTTTAATGTATCACTTGTAAGGGAACGAAGCGCGAAAATCCACCAGACACTCGTTTCAATTTTCTTTTCTTCGTCAATGGGTACAAGCTCTAATAAAACCTCCTCAACAGCCTGCAATGGGTTTTCTGACCAATCTTTATCTTGTGAGCGTCTTTTCCCTTCCTCTAGGTAGTAATTCATAATAAATAATAACATTTCATCCTGTGTTGAAAAATAATGTCTTAACGCACCCGCTGACATCCCTGCTTCAACGGCCACTCTTCGAATTGACGCTTTCTCAATCCCTACTTTCTTAATAATGTTCCAAGCTGCCTCAGCAATTAACTTCTTCTTTTCCTCATGATTCACCATTTTTGGCATAGGTAATAATCACTTCCTTTTTTTAATACAGTGTGTTATTATCTTTTTAGCACAGTGTATTATAATGATGATACCACATTATAATAAGGAGGGACAATGTAGCTGATTGAAACGGTTGAAGCAAAGCTCTCCTCTTTTTTCTATCGGAATTTAGAAGTAAATTGAATAAAAAAAGTAATGAGGTGTTTTTCTTGAAAGAAATAATGAATGTTCTTAGTTTATTGCTTATCATCCAAGGTGTTGGCGGGTTGATTAACCATCTCACTAATGGAAGCAAAAGCTGGTTTATAGTCAATTATATTGATGCTTTTCAAGGGTTCGAAATCGTAATAGATATTATTTTTATCATAATTGGCCTAATCATCGGTTTGGCCTCACGTAAAGTCGATAAATAAGCCCCCAAAAAAACCAATACAGAGTTGATAAAATTCTCGCGCTGTATTGGTTTTTATTTGATTTAATTATACACAGCATGTACCCATTCTAAATATACTTCGCAGTTACCGAACAATCACAACTCTTTAGACCTTCTGGCGGACCTTCATATAGGATTTCTCCACCGCCTGTACCGCCATCAGGACCTAAATCAATGATCCAATCGCTGTTTCGAATGACGTCAAGGTGATGCTCAATGACAATGACGGTATTGCCCTTTTTCACTAATTGATCGATAATGTGCAGTATGTTCGAGACATCTGATAAATGCAATCCAGTGGTGGGTTCATCTAATATATAGATATTGCCCTTTTTATTTAATTCCTTTGCGAGCTTCAGTCTTTGACTTTCTCCCCCAGATAATGTGTTTAGCGGTTGACCTAAGGAAAGATATCCAAGGCCCACAGTATCCATGCTTTTCAGCTGTCTCTTAATGTCCTTTGCTTCAAAAAATTCCAGTGCATCCGCGACAGACATCTCCATAATATCGACAATACTTTTTTCCTTATATAAGTATTGCAATACCTCCTGCTTGTAACGGTTGCCCTTACAATCACTACATTCAATAACGACTTTATCCATAAAAGACATATTAAGCTCAATGGTGCCCGTCCCGCCACAGGTTTCACAGGCTCCCTTTGAGTTATAGCTGAATAACCCACTTTCTACATTATTTGCATCTGCAAAGGCTTTACGAATCGAATTCATAATGCCGGAAAAGGTTGCCGGGTTGGAGCGGATGTTACCATGTACCTGATTTTGGTCAATTCGAATCGATTCTGGAAAATCCTTTGCGAACACTTCATTTACAAGGGTACTTTTACCAGAACCCGCTACACCGGTTACCACCGTAAACACCCCTTTAGGTACGCGCATGCTAATATTTTTTAAATTGTGAAGGCTGCTCTTTTGACTTTCCAAAAACTCGTTCACAGGTCTTGGGTTGGGATTGATGTCCATTTTCTTGTTTAAATACTGAGCAGTGAGCGTATCCGAGGATAGTAGTCCCTCGTAGCTACCACTAAACATAATTCTTCCTCCGCCAGCCCCCGCCTTCGGACCCACATCGATAATATGGTCGGCAATCTGGATTACATCTGGATCATGCTCCACAACTAGTACCGTATTCCCTTTATCACGAAGCTTAACTAATAATTCATTTAAACGATAGACATCCCGTGGATGAAGCCCTGTGCTTGGTTCATCAAATATGTACATTAATCCTGTCAGGTTGCTTGATAGATATTTTACCATTTTAACCCTTTGGGACTCTCCGCCAGATAAGGTCGGCGTTTCCCTTGTTAAGGTTAAATAGCTTAATCCAATATCACAAAGATTTTTGACTCGCTCAATCATTCCATTCAAGATCGGTTTAGCATTTGGTAGATCAAAGGATTGAAGTACATCAATGAGCACATTTAGCTGTATCGCTGTCAGGTCGTAGATGGAGTATCCCTGGATTTTGGAGGACAGTACCTTCTCATTGTAACGAGTTCCATGGCAGCTGAGGCATGTCCCCGTTGTCGTAAATTCTTTCAGCTTCTTTTCAGCAGCTTTAGAGGTATCTTTATCCCGATTGACATTTTGTCGCATAAATCTAAGAGCCAAGCCTTCATATGTAGTATTAATCTCCCCATTCATATAACTGACTGTGACTTTTTCCTCTTCGGCATAGACCAACTTTTCATATTCTTCTTTAGAATAATCTTTGATTTTTTTATCATTATCAAAGAAGCCTGATTCCGCGTAGGCTTTCCATTGCCAGGTGCCAGGTCCAAAGCCGGGAAGTAGAATCGCCCCTTCATTCAAGGACTTTTCCTTATCTAAGGCTGCATCCAAATTTAACGTAATCGTCCTGCCAATCCCTTCACAATCAGGACACATCCCCGTAGGATCATTGAAGGAATAGGCGTTACTAAAGCCTATCTGTGGCTCGGCAAAACGAGAAAATAATAGTCTTAACAAAGAATTTATGTCAGTCACCGTTCCAAGGGTTGATCTTGCATTTCCGCCAAGTCGTTTTTGGTCGACGATAATTGCTGTCGATAGATTATTCATTTCATCTGCTTCTGGCCTTCTATATTTCGGCAGAAATTGACGGGCAAAGCTACTGAAGGTCTCATTTAACTGGCGTCCAGCTTCCTGTGCAATGGTATCAAAAACAATCGATGACTTTCCTGAACCAGATACCCCAGTAAAAATCGTGATTTTCCCCTTTGGGATTTGTACATGAATATTTTTCAGATTATTTTCTCTTCCATTAACGACTTCTATAAATTCCTGTTCCATTCAGCTTCATCTCCTTCTTTAATATTTTCCATAACGTACAATGTAACCAATCCATCGTTATCATTTCAAGTATAGCGGGACATCATTGTACCATGTTCTATCATTCTAATCATGTATTAACAAAAAAGAACAATCAGTTAGTACTAGTAGAATTATGATGGTATAAATATTACAGTGAGATACTAATTTGCTTAATCGCTTTATAAAGTTGAAAAAAATACAAAAAGCAATCCCTGTCGAGTATGGACTCCATTGGGATTGCTTTGTATTCCCTTTTCCAAGTTCATTGTTATCATTACAAAATGGCATTGGCAATTAGCTTATCGAATTTCCTTATATCTACACCTTTTTTTAAATGAATCTTAATATGTCCCGCTCTAGTCCAAAGCTCGACTTCTGCATTCAAATCTAGAAAACTTCCTGCATTTTCTGTAGACCACATGTTGATAGATGCATATGGAAGGGAATAAATCTCGACCTTTTTACCTGTTAAACCTTGTGCATCCCTAACAATTAATCTCTTGTTCGTAAAGATTGCACTATCTCGGATTGTTTTGTAAGCAGCAACGGCCTCTTCCCCATTGACCAATAAATCATCAACATCGTTTGGAATTGGGCATTCAGAAATAAGGGTCCACTCTAATATTCCTTGCGTAGCAGCCATCGAACTTCCTCCTTTTGTAAATTATATTTCTAGTATATCCTATTAGTTCACCAATATCCTTAATTTCCCAATATTAGTTTTTGTTTTTCTCTAACCTATTACATAGTAAACTAATAATCCAATTGACAATCCCTATCTTTGAATTTAATCTAAACATTGGTGTTTATTTATATATTAAGATTGCTGGTGATTGATAGTGCAACAAAATGTTGAAATCCAAAGAAAGCAAAAAATGCATCTAAACCTTGGCATTTTGAAAAAGGATAGAGTGTTCACCCTTTCCCTTTTGTTGGCCTTCGCAAGCTGTTTTGTGCAAACGCCAAAGCTTGAATATATTAATCTTCATGTCATGGTCAGTTTATTTAACCTAATGATTGCCATAAAGGCTCTTGAAGAACTGAAGGTACTGGATAAATTTGCGATTACGATCTTAAATAAAAGTCGTAACAGCCGAACGGTGTCATCTATTCTTATCTCTCTTTGCTTTGTGAGCTCTATGTTCGTGACAAACGATGTGGCTTTACTTACATTTGTTCCGCTTACCCTTATCATTAGTAAAAAAACTGACATTTCTTTATCCGAGACGATTATCCTTCAGACGATTGCGGCCAATATCGGCAGCAGCCTTACACCTATGGGTAATCCACAAAATCTGTTTCTCTTTTCCCATTTTGGTATGAAGGCTTTGGACTTTTTTGCGACCATCCTGCTGATCGCTGCTGTTGGCATCGGTTTGTTGATTATTTTTACAAGTAAACTACCAAAAAGCGAAATAAAAATAGAGCTTCCTTCTATTATTATAGCGAATCGAAAGGAAGCATGGATATGGGGCATCCTATTAGCAGTGATTATCGCTTCCATATTTGGTTTCATCAGCTATCTCCATTCGTTTTTGATTACTGTGATGGCTGCGATTATTCTCAACCGGAAATTATTATTGAAAATTGATTATTTACTGCTCATCACGTTTATCTGCTTTTTTGTTTTTATCGGAAATCTTTCGAGCCTTAAAGCCGTTCATACTGTTGCAAGTGCTGGGCTTCAGGATAGCACGTCAGTGTTTTTCAGTTCGATTTTTCTCAGCCAATTTGTCAGCAATGTTCCGGCAGCCATTCTACTTGCGAACTTTACCGCCGATTGGCGGTCACTGCTGCTTGGTGTAAATATTGGGGGTCTTGGAACCCTTGTTGCATCGCTTGCTAGTGTCATATCTTATAAGCTATTTGTGCAGGCTAAACCGCTTGAAGCAAAGAAATATCTAGTCAAATTTAGTATATATAACCTCGCGTTTTTAATCATTCTGTGTGGTATTCAGTATGCGTTATTTTTATTGTTTTAAGCCATAAAGGAAAAGGTAGTGCGATAAAAGCATTTTCATGCTTTTTATCACACTACCTTTGTTTTCATTATTAAACCATTTCTTCTTTTATCTTACCATTTTGTTTATCTTTATATACTTTCTTTGCCACACCTATTAGAATCGATAAAGCAAACAATGTTAATAATCCAACAAACAATTTCTGAGCTCCACCTGTAAGTGTCCCTCCAACATATGAATACACGAGGGTCGCAGGTAATTGACCTATCCCTGTTGCTAGGAAGAATGACCAAAATCTCATATTCGTTAGACCTGCCGCGTAACTTACAAAATCAAAGGAAACAAACGGTAATAATCTACAAACTAATATGGTACGATTTCCATATTTTTCGAAGAAAACATCTACACTTTCCATTGCACCCTTACTCGTTAGCTTTTCTACAACATCTCTACCTAGTACTCTCGCGATAAAGAAGCATAGTGCAGCCCCCGCCATGGCAGACGCCCAAGAAAGTATGGCTCCTTGCCACCATCCAAATATCGCTGCATTTGAAAGGGTGATGAGGAACGCAGGAATGGGTGCAGCAATAGATTGAAGAACCATAAGTGTAAATGATACGACTATAGCTAATTTACCGTATGAGCGCAAATATTCAATGACGATTTCTGTATCTAGCTTTGATATCGTACTAAATGCATGATTTAATCCATTATTAAGAGAAGGAATGGCAAAGTAGCAAATCATAAAAATAGCGATTCCAACAACGGCAACGATTCTTCCCTGTTTTCTTCTTTTCTTAACTTTTGCCATTTCCTCTGCATCTTGTTCTTCCCTTAAGTCACTTAGTTTTAACTGTTGTGCTTTTAAAGCTTTTCTTTCTTCCTTCGTATATTCCTTTTGGTACTTTCCTATCGTACGTACAATATAGAAGTTCACTAAATTGATTATAATTGCAGCTATAATGAAAATCGGTCGTATCTCTGATACAGGATTTGTGAATCCAAGCGTTTCTTTTGTAATATATAAGAACTGTTGTATTCTTCCTGAAAATAAAGCAATCAGAATAACCGCCAGCTCAAGGTAAAAAAATAAATACTTCCAATCAAGTCTTGTCTTAGCAATAGCGACCATTAGTCCGAAGCCTGTAAAAATAAACATGACTAATCCTAGTCCTAGCATCATTTCCAATGCTACGTTAAAAAACAGCAGCATACAGAACAGATAGCCTAGTGCTATTCCTGCAGTAGTATAGTAAAAAATGAGTCTTAATTTTAACAAGACTTCACCTCCTGAATCATTCTGTAGGAAAAAAATGATACTAAATGTAAGCTATATTATTTTGCAATGGAATAGACTGTAGCGACATAAGTTCCGTCTTCAGGTAGCACCTCTTGATTTCCAGTAAATTCAACTTCTTTCGTATTTTCCACTGCACCATAGGAATAAGCAGAGTTGGATATGATTCCAACTGGGCAGCTGTCAAGACAAGTTAGGCATCCAGTATGTTTTTCCATTGAACGATCATGATTTCCACCAAATTTGAAGGTGATTTTGTTTCCATTGCTATCATTAATTACTTCATTAATATCATATTCCTTATCAGCGCCATTCCAAGTAACCGTTAAATCAATCGGTGTCCCTTCAACTTTAGTTGTTGAGGCATTATCAGGCGTCATGTTGTTTCCTGGCTCAGCACCTATTTCTACAAGTGCATTATAGAAGTCTTCATGCGTTCCATATGATGTAAAGACAGATTTCGCTCCATTCGATCCATCCCTGAATACTGAAGCGTGACGTGTTGCCTCTGTAAAATACTTCCCATTTACTTGAGAAAGAACCGTTACCGTACCGGCCTCTTTGTCAACTTTTATCGGATTTTCTAGTGATACACCACCTACATGATCGGGTGATTTTGCATTCGCTTCACCTGAATTCCCTCCATCGTTAGAGCTACATCCTGCAAATACCATCATGATAATAATTAGTAACACTGAAATGATGGTTTTTTTGTTAAATTTCATTACCTTTTCCTCCTTCATTAATACATCTGATGCAATGTTTCTATTACGAACTTTTTGCTTTTCCGATATTTTGCAAATTATCTAGTTCTCGTTAGATCTTTCCACCTACCTCACCTTTTCATTTTCAATATTTTGTTCAGTTACAATAACAAGATGTTGACTAGAGTCATTTCCTAATGGTCCATATCAATATCGAATACTATGTTACTATAATTACCTCAGACTCTATTATTATAATTATAAAAAATAGCATATAGTGTACATTTTTTCGATAGTTACTGTCATAACTTATCGCTTTTATAGATATCATGTCCAAACCCTTATCTCATCAAGTGTGACTATATGCAAAAAATTCTCCTCTTCACAAAACGTCCATTTATTCCTCTAAATTGAAAAAGCCGAATATACAATACGATGTATCGTTCGGCCTTTTTTCAGTAATTTAGAAATAGTCAGAGATAGTTCTCACGCTTCAGCAAGTAGTGCCTCTAAATATTAGAATGACAACTCTGTTTCTAAGGAGTTTCCTCACGATCATTGTCTGAGGGTATGCTGTTATCTACAGGATTCGTATCACTATGATCCTTTTCTTCAACTGTAACGGAAGTTTGTATGGGTTCACTTTTCCCTGCCTGATTTGATGCTGTTATCGTAAAGACATAGTTACTCCCTGGCTGAGGGCTATTAAGTATAGCCTGTAATTGTGAGGTTGAGGCTAACGTTCGCGTATGACCATTAACAGAATAGGTAATGGTATATTGGACATTTTTAGTAGCATCCTGGTTGGAAGCCCAACTAATCACAATTACATTTGTGCTTTTATCATAAATTGCTTGTACATTACTTGGGCTATTAGGAGCTTCCTCTTTTTCCCCAACCGTTATGGATGTTGAAGTTGGGTTACTTTTTGTATCTTCGGAAACAGCAACAATAGTAAAGGTATATTCTTTTCCTTTTTCCGGACTTTGTAACACAGCCTGTAGCTCACTTGTTGATGTTAATATTATCGTATCTCCTCCATCTGCTATATAAGAGATATCAAATGTTAGGTCTGAATGATCATTAGATGCATACGTCCAAGATAATAAAATACTATCTGAAGCTTCGTCATATTGGGCGGATACATTCGTTGGTTCATTGGGCTTAGGCGCCTTCGGCTTTTCTCCACCTATTACATAGTATTCATTCCCTGATTTCGCCACACTTTTTGGTTGTTTGAACTTTTCAGAACTCGTTGCTGTCTTTGACAGAATCGCTTGAAAGATTAACTTTGAAAAATTCTCACTCGTGCTGTTTAAATAGTCGTGAGCTGATGTTGTTTTACCATAGCCTGTCCAGACGGCTCCCGTATATTGCGGAGTATAGCCTACAAACCAAGCATCCTTTACTGCATTGCCTGGTAAGCCGTATTTTGCTTCTGTTTGTTTATCAAAGTTTGTTGTTCCCGTTTTTCCGGCAAGGTCTAGATTTGGAATATTCGCCTGCTTCCCCGTACCTGAATCGACAGCGGTACGAAGCATATCAGTAATGAGGAAGGCCGTGTAATCCTCCATCACCTTATTCTTCTCAGGTTCGAGATTTTGCTCGATTCCATCCTGATAGATAATTTTTGTCACCGTATGTGGTTCAACATAGTAACCGCCATTCCCAAAGGCAGCATATGCACCAGCCATCACAACCGGTGAGGCAGCGTCAATGCCGCCAATGGCGTTGGCTTCATTAACTTTTTGCTCGTCGGTAATCGGAAATCCCAGACTTCTGGCAAAATCAGTGGCATCGTCCACCCCTACTGCTTGAAAGGCCTTTAATGCGGGAATATTTCTCGACCATGCTAGATGATCCCGAATGCTCCTATTTCCGGCATATTTACGATTGGCATTTCGAATTGGAGTTCCATTTGCATACTGATATTCCTCATCCTTTAACAGATGTCCAGTCGACCATTTATGATTGTCAATCGCTGGTCCATAATCAAGAATCGGCTTTATTGTTGACCCCGGCTGCCGTTTCATCATCGTTGCAAAGTTATATCCACCGTTTTGATAATTTCTACCTCCACCAATCGCTTTAATTGCTCCGGTTTGTGTATCTGTTATGACAACAGCAGACTGCAGGTTATCATGATCTGGAAAACTGACATAGTTATTGGTTGAAAGCACATCCTCCGTAATTTGTTGAATTTCCGGGTCAATGGTTGTATAGATTTCCAGGCCGTCTTCAAAAATATTGGTATCTGTTTTTACCTGTACCTCTTTGATAACAGTATTAACAAAAGCTTGATAGTGATTGGTCTTTGGCATTTGAATATTCAGAGTCTCTTCAATCGGGGTGCTTTGCGCTTCCGTCATTTCCGATTTTGAAAGATATCCATGCCGATTCATATATTGAAGCACCATATTTCTTCTTTTTTCAGCTTTCTCTAAATTATCATCCTCGGTTGGTATGTATCGGTTTGGACTTTGGGGAATCCCAGCTAATAGTGCGGCCTGCTCAAGTGTTAGCTGGTCAAGCTCATCAGGACCTAATCCAAAGAAACGCTCTGCCGCTTTGGCTACGCCATATACATCCCCGCCATATAAATTTTTATTAAAATACATTTCTAATATTTGATCTTTGGAAAATCGTCTCTCTAATTGAAGTGCTAAATACCATTCTTGGATTTTCCTTGTCGGTGTTTGTTCAATCGATAAAAAGGAATTTTTCACAAGCTGCTGGGTAATCGTACTACCCCCGCCCCCCTCAAAGGAACCAGAAGTGATGATGTTAAAAATCGCTACTAAGGTGCGTTTCACATCGATTCCATGATGCTTATAGAAACGAGCATCCTCTGTGGCAATCACCGCATCCTTCAATACGTCCGGTATCTGTTCCACCTTCACAGCATCCCGTTTTTCTGTGCCAATTTCAGCAATAATCGTCTTTTCATCACTAGCATATAACGTGGATGATAAAGGTGCCTTTAACAACGTTTCATCAAACTTCGGCGCATCTTTGATAATCCATAAGAATGCTCCTGCTCCAATAATAAACATCAAAGTACCAATGACAAAGGTAGTGTATAACATTTTTTTCCAAACTCTTTTTTGGGACTTTGGTTGTTGCTTTTTTACTTTTTTCCTTCGCTCCATGCGTGATTCATTTTCAGCCATATTCTTCTCTGCTAAGTAGATAAACAACCATGATAAATTTGTTGATCTACACGCTATTACTAGCAGAATTTTCACCTCTTTTATTAGATTCAAGTAATCCTTGTGAAAGTTAGCTCTATTACCCTGGATGGAGTCCCAAAACCATAGAAAGTCTATTTTTAGGAATTAAAGTAATCACTGTTCGTTTTATTGCTTTTTTATATTTCACTTTTCAATCCTCCTTATTCATTATAAGATGAGATGGACAAGGGTAATTCAGTATATAAACTATAGTAAATGAACAGCTAACCAATCAATGGAATGATAATGATAAATGACTAATAAAATAGAATTAGAATGATTATGTTTAGGAGAATCTTATGAAACCATTAGCCTATTTAATTGTGGAAAGTGGCTCCCCTTTTGAAAAAGGTGCCTTTATTCCAATAAATCGTCCGCAAATGATTGTCGGTCGAAGGGGCAGTAATTGGCAGCCCGATATTTCCTTTCACAATATTTTTGTTTCAAGAAGACACTTTTCCATTTCCTTAGAAAATGACATATATTTCATTAAGGATTTAAATAGTAAGCATGGTACATTTGTGAATAATCAACCATTAATCCCAAATGAGGAATTTATTCTTAAAAATTCAGCAGAAATTTCTATCGCAAA of the Bacillus tuaregi genome contains:
- a CDS encoding TVP38/TMEM64 family protein, whose translation is MLKLRLIFYYTTAGIALGYLFCMLLFFNVALEMMLGLGLVMFIFTGFGLMVAIAKTRLDWKYLFFYLELAVILIALFSGRIQQFLYITKETLGFTNPVSEIRPIFIIAAIIINLVNFYIVRTIGKYQKEYTKEERKALKAQQLKLSDLREEQDAEEMAKVKKRRKQGRIVAVVGIAIFMICYFAIPSLNNGLNHAFSTISKLDTEIVIEYLRSYGKLAIVVSFTLMVLQSIAAPIPAFLITLSNAAIFGWWQGAILSWASAMAGAALCFFIARVLGRDVVEKLTSKGAMESVDVFFEKYGNRTILVCRLLPFVSFDFVSYAAGLTNMRFWSFFLATGIGQLPATLVYSYVGGTLTGGAQKLFVGLLTLFALSILIGVAKKVYKDKQNGKIKEEMV
- a CDS encoding YdjY domain-containing protein produces the protein MKFNKKTIISVLLIIIMMVFAGCSSNDGGNSGEANAKSPDHVGGVSLENPIKVDKEAGTVTVLSQVNGKYFTEATRHASVFRDGSNGAKSVFTSYGTHEDFYNALVEIGAEPGNNMTPDNASTTKVEGTPIDLTVTWNGADKEYDINEVINDSNGNKITFKFGGNHDRSMEKHTGCLTCLDSCPVGIISNSAYSYGAVENTKEVEFTGNQEVLPEDGTYVATVYSIAK
- a CDS encoding penicillin-binding protein 1A, translated to MAENESRMERRKKVKKQQPKSQKRVWKKMLYTTFVIGTLMFIIGAGAFLWIIKDAPKFDETLLKAPLSSTLYASDEKTIIAEIGTEKRDAVKVEQIPDVLKDAVIATEDARFYKHHGIDVKRTLVAIFNIITSGSFEGGGGSTITQQLVKNSFLSIEQTPTRKIQEWYLALQLERRFSKDQILEMYFNKNLYGGDVYGVAKAAERFFGLGPDELDQLTLEQAALLAGIPQSPNRYIPTEDDNLEKAEKRRNMVLQYMNRHGYLSKSEMTEAQSTPIEETLNIQMPKTNHYQAFVNTVIKEVQVKTDTNIFEDGLEIYTTIDPEIQQITEDVLSTNNYVSFPDHDNLQSAVVITDTQTGAIKAIGGGRNYQNGGYNFATMMKRQPGSTIKPILDYGPAIDNHKWSTGHLLKDEEYQYANGTPIRNANRKYAGNRSIRDHLAWSRNIPALKAFQAVGVDDATDFARSLGFPITDEQKVNEANAIGGIDAASPVVMAGAYAAFGNGGYYVEPHTVTKIIYQDGIEQNLEPEKNKVMEDYTAFLITDMLRTAVDSGTGKQANIPNLDLAGKTGTTNFDKQTEAKYGLPGNAVKDAWFVGYTPQYTGAVWTGYGKTTSAHDYLNSTSENFSKLIFQAILSKTATSSEKFKQPKSVAKSGNEYYVIGGEKPKAPKPNEPTNVSAQYDEASDSILLSWTYASNDHSDLTFDISYIADGGDTIILTSTSELQAVLQSPEKGKEYTFTIVAVSEDTKSNPTSTSITVGEKEEAPNSPSNVQAIYDKSTNVIVISWASNQDATKNVQYTITYSVNGHTRTLASTSQLQAILNSPQPGSNYVFTITASNQAGKSEPIQTSVTVEEKDHSDTNPVDNSIPSDNDREETP
- a CDS encoding SLC13 family permease, translated to MQQNVEIQRKQKMHLNLGILKKDRVFTLSLLLAFASCFVQTPKLEYINLHVMVSLFNLMIAIKALEELKVLDKFAITILNKSRNSRTVSSILISLCFVSSMFVTNDVALLTFVPLTLIISKKTDISLSETIILQTIAANIGSSLTPMGNPQNLFLFSHFGMKALDFFATILLIAAVGIGLLIIFTSKLPKSEIKIELPSIIIANRKEAWIWGILLAVIIASIFGFISYLHSFLITVMAAIILNRKLLLKIDYLLLITFICFFVFIGNLSSLKAVHTVASAGLQDSTSVFFSSIFLSQFVSNVPAAILLANFTADWRSLLLGVNIGGLGTLVASLASVISYKLFVQAKPLEAKKYLVKFSIYNLAFLIILCGIQYALFLLF